A window from Ignavibacteriota bacterium encodes these proteins:
- a CDS encoding alpha-L-fucosidase, with protein sequence MSIKMKNFKMIFFLSILLLSCGPKDYLKETQSNKEERMEWWTDAKFGMFIHWGIYSVPAGWYKGEMVSGISEWIMDAAKIPVKEYEKFAAEFNPVEYDAEKWVKIAKQAGMKYIVITSKHHDGFSIWNSKITNYDIVDFTPYKKDLLKPLAAACKKEGIKLGFYHSIMDWHHPNATKENFAKYRDEYLIPQLEELLKEFDNLSILWFDGEWIDEWTEDQGKSLYNHLRNIKPELIINNRVGKGRDGMQGMNKEANSAGDFGTPEQEILETTSAFPWEACMTMNDSWGYKKGDENWKSAETIIYNIIDIASKGGNYLLNVGPDSKGNIPQASIERLTKVGEWMNKNSEGIYYTRPIKNYFEGENIKYTKSKNLENYFAFILKKPKSDTIKIKYVAPKENSKMQILNSEDVKFSKQGFETKIFLPSNLSENDFPICIKIIGEENKIASKPVIKIDNSEIKESYLFQNNIQVELQSNDENSEIRFTFGENKPNENSELYKTKILIDESEKINTITFKDGYVESPINSVQFYKIKSVENIELKNLPEEKYSKIGKLILVDGNRGSGNYNDGNWLGFEGKNFEAILDFGENKFVKTINLGCLSNLNSWIFLPKKVSFYISNDNINFEEISVIDYSVSKNENQKPFTKDFSANVNSNAKYIKIVAENLNECPNWHKGSGGKAWMFIDEIIID encoded by the coding sequence ATGAGTATTAAAATGAAAAATTTTAAAATGATTTTTTTCCTCTCCATTTTACTTCTAAGCTGTGGCCCAAAAGACTATTTAAAAGAGACTCAATCTAATAAAGAAGAAAGAATGGAATGGTGGACAGATGCAAAATTTGGGATGTTTATCCATTGGGGAATTTACTCAGTTCCAGCTGGTTGGTATAAGGGGGAAATGGTATCTGGAATTAGCGAATGGATTATGGACGCTGCAAAAATTCCAGTAAAAGAATATGAAAAATTTGCAGCTGAATTTAATCCGGTAGAATATGATGCTGAGAAATGGGTGAAAATAGCAAAGCAAGCTGGAATGAAATATATTGTTATAACTTCTAAACACCATGATGGATTTAGTATTTGGAATTCAAAAATTACAAATTATGATATTGTTGATTTTACTCCATACAAAAAAGATTTACTAAAACCACTAGCGGCAGCATGCAAAAAAGAAGGAATAAAATTAGGCTTTTATCATTCCATAATGGATTGGCATCATCCAAATGCAACAAAGGAAAATTTTGCAAAATATAGAGATGAATATTTAATTCCACAGCTCGAAGAACTTCTAAAAGAATTTGATAATCTTTCAATTCTTTGGTTTGATGGTGAATGGATTGATGAATGGACAGAAGATCAAGGAAAAAGTTTATACAATCATTTAAGAAATATCAAACCGGAATTAATTATTAATAATAGAGTCGGAAAAGGTCGCGATGGAATGCAAGGAATGAATAAAGAAGCAAATTCTGCCGGTGATTTTGGAACACCCGAACAAGAAATATTGGAAACAACTTCTGCATTTCCTTGGGAAGCATGCATGACGATGAATGATTCTTGGGGTTATAAAAAAGGTGATGAAAACTGGAAATCTGCAGAAACAATAATTTATAATATAATTGATATTGCTTCCAAAGGCGGTAACTATTTATTAAATGTTGGTCCAGATTCAAAAGGCAATATTCCTCAAGCCAGCATTGAAAGATTAACAAAAGTAGGTGAATGGATGAACAAGAATTCTGAAGGAATTTATTACACAAGACCGATAAAAAATTATTTTGAAGGCGAAAATATTAAATATACAAAATCAAAAAATTTAGAAAATTATTTTGCATTTATACTAAAAAAACCAAAATCTGATACTATTAAAATTAAATATGTAGCTCCAAAAGAAAATTCAAAAATGCAGATATTAAATTCAGAGGATGTAAAATTTTCGAAACAAGGTTTTGAGACAAAGATATTTTTACCGTCAAATCTTAGTGAAAATGATTTCCCAATTTGCATAAAAATTATTGGCGAAGAAAATAAGATCGCTTCAAAACCGGTTATCAAAATTGATAATTCTGAAATAAAAGAAAGTTATTTATTTCAAAATAATATTCAAGTAGAACTACAATCTAACGATGAGAATTCTGAAATAAGATTTACTTTTGGAGAGAATAAACCAAATGAAAATTCCGAGCTTTATAAAACAAAAATACTTATTGATGAATCTGAAAAAATTAATACAATTACATTTAAGGATGGATATGTTGAAAGTCCAATAAATTCAGTACAATTCTATAAAATTAAGTCAGTAGAAAACATTGAGCTAAAAAATTTACCCGAAGAAAAATATTCAAAAATTGGAAAATTGATTTTAGTTGACGGAAATCGCGGTTCCGGAAATTATAATGATGGAAATTGGCTGGGATTTGAAGGTAAAAATTTTGAAGCAATTTTAGATTTTGGAGAAAATAAATTTGTAAAAACAATTAACTTAGGTTGCTTATCAAACTTAAATTCTTGGATATTTTTACCCAAAAAAGTTTCGTTTTATATATCTAATGATAACATTAATTTTGAAGAAATTTCCGTTATAGATTATAGTGTTAGTAAAAATGAAAATCAGAAACCATTTACAAAAGATTTTTCGGCAAATGTAAATTCTAATGCAAAATACATAAAAATAGTTGCGGAAAATTTAAATGAATGTCCAAATTGGCACAAAGGCAGCGGTGGTAAAGCTTGGATGTTTATTGATGAAATAATTATTGACTAA
- a CDS encoding sulfatase, with amino-acid sequence MENISRRKFIVDVGKGISIAALAPYISSCELLSEDELPNIVLIFTDDLGYADIGSFGAKGYNTPNLDKMAKEGMIFTDFHVATAVCSASRAALLTGCYSERVSIRGALNHSATIGLNPKEENIAKLLKKKNYKTAIFGKWHLGHHKQFLPLQQGFDEFFGLPYSNDMWPVGFDGKPAENFKSFYPELKLIDGNDQVESVKNLDDQAQLTTKYTERAVNFINKNSKNRFFLYLAHSMPHVPIAVSDKFKGKSKKGLFGDVIMEIDWSVGEVMKSLKENEIDQNTLVIFTSDNGPWLNFGNHAGSAYPLREGKGTMWEGGARVPCVIRWPEKIKSNLKCEKMASTIDFLPTIAAITESKLPENKIDGVNILPLLKNEKDVMPRDEFWYFYDYDLIAVRKNEWKLYFPCTQRSYEGMEVGKDGFPGPTWQKTIDYQLYNLDEDIEEQNNVFDKYPEIVEKLKKIGEKARYELGDRLTGIKGNENREPGRIGESRVKFENHLAVGKNVQLSTNPNSKYGKGESKIISDGWLGSLDYNDGKWLGFEEVDFEAIIDLTEIRKVNKISASFLQNQSSWIFPPKSVNVKISQDGNSYIDIKSIHNKIEPSFNIETKVFEFGLNNLSSRFIKISAKNIKVCPDWHSGKGGKAWLFIDEIIIK; translated from the coding sequence ATGGAGAATATCTCAAGACGAAAATTTATTGTTGACGTTGGAAAAGGTATATCTATAGCCGCTTTAGCTCCATACATTTCTTCATGCGAATTGCTTTCCGAAGATGAACTTCCAAATATTGTTTTAATTTTTACCGATGATCTTGGCTATGCGGATATAGGATCATTTGGAGCAAAAGGTTACAATACACCAAATCTTGATAAAATGGCAAAAGAAGGAATGATCTTCACAGATTTCCATGTTGCCACAGCTGTTTGCAGTGCATCCAGAGCTGCTTTGCTGACCGGTTGTTATTCAGAGCGGGTAAGTATTAGAGGTGCATTAAATCATTCTGCAACCATTGGATTAAATCCCAAAGAAGAAAACATTGCTAAACTTTTGAAAAAGAAAAATTATAAAACTGCCATTTTTGGTAAATGGCATTTGGGACATCACAAACAATTTTTACCTTTACAGCAAGGTTTTGATGAGTTTTTTGGTTTGCCATATTCTAATGATATGTGGCCGGTTGGATTTGACGGAAAACCCGCTGAAAATTTTAAAAGTTTTTATCCGGAGTTAAAATTAATTGATGGAAATGACCAAGTTGAATCAGTCAAAAATTTGGATGACCAAGCTCAGCTTACAACAAAATATACTGAACGAGCTGTAAATTTTATTAATAAAAATTCAAAGAATAGATTTTTCTTATATCTTGCTCATTCAATGCCACATGTTCCAATTGCGGTTTCTGATAAATTCAAAGGAAAAAGTAAAAAGGGTTTATTTGGTGATGTTATCATGGAAATTGATTGGTCTGTTGGTGAAGTAATGAAATCATTGAAAGAAAATGAGATTGATCAAAATACATTGGTAATATTTACAAGTGATAATGGTCCTTGGTTAAATTTTGGAAATCATGCTGGTTCTGCTTATCCTTTGAGAGAAGGTAAAGGAACAATGTGGGAGGGAGGTGCAAGAGTTCCTTGTGTTATAAGGTGGCCTGAAAAAATTAAATCAAATCTTAAATGCGAAAAAATGGCTTCGACAATAGATTTTCTGCCAACAATAGCTGCTATTACCGAATCCAAACTTCCAGAAAACAAAATTGATGGAGTGAACATTTTACCATTGCTAAAAAATGAAAAAGACGTAATGCCAAGAGATGAATTTTGGTACTTCTATGATTATGATTTGATTGCTGTTAGAAAGAATGAATGGAAATTATATTTTCCTTGCACTCAACGTAGTTACGAAGGTATGGAGGTAGGTAAAGATGGATTTCCCGGACCAACTTGGCAAAAAACAATTGATTATCAATTGTATAATTTAGATGAAGATATTGAAGAACAAAATAACGTATTTGATAAATATCCTGAAATAGTTGAGAAGCTCAAAAAGATTGGCGAAAAAGCTAGATATGAACTCGGTGATCGATTAACCGGAATTAAAGGTAATGAAAACAGAGAGCCTGGTAGAATTGGAGAATCACGAGTTAAGTTTGAAAATCATCTTGCGGTCGGTAAAAATGTACAATTAAGTACAAACCCAAACAGTAAATATGGTAAAGGCGAAAGTAAAATTATTAGCGATGGATGGTTAGGTTCACTTGATTACAATGATGGCAAATGGCTTGGATTTGAAGAAGTAGATTTTGAAGCTATAATTGACTTGACTGAAATTCGGAAAGTTAATAAAATTTCTGCAAGTTTTTTGCAAAATCAAAGTTCATGGATTTTTCCTCCTAAAAGTGTTAATGTAAAAATTTCTCAGGATGGTAATTCTTATATTGATATCAAATCAATTCATAATAAAATTGAACCTTCATTTAACATCGAAACAAAAGTATTTGAATTTGGTTTAAATAATTTGAGTAGTAGATTTATAAAAATTTCCGCAAAGAATATTAAGGTATGTCCGGATTGGCATAGTGGTAAAGGAGGAAAAGCTTGGTTGTTTATAGATGAAATAATAATCAAATAA
- a CDS encoding tetratricopeptide repeat protein — translation MIKKNLNPIFLVKILIFCCTFNQIFPFQNIDTTYINSLYQTAWELAPTNFEKCISLSDSALKISKKINWGKGSVNLLNLIGEAHRFKGNIKEAIENHISALKIAKKLNYKNGIADSYSKLGVAYFHISDYPNAYKNFDISAKLFEKLKDLKGIRNNYNYMGILKTTLGSYSEGIDYFEKALEISEKMNDKRDVGIQLGNIGRVYFETKDYRNAIDCYNKAINEFDKINDDFNKSIFMGNVGLSYLKLREYNRAYFNFKSVLLFAEKIDNKLNVAYQNINLGELKFTFAVDKELQNSEIVKKKILNESINFSLKALDIFSKLNIKEEIQNCKLLLSKAYEELGDFNNSLAYYKQARSLQDSIYSEENKKAIAKLEVAQQMIIKDKEIEILRQAKQHQDFVKSTIIGFTFLFFLISVLFVSMFLKKRKRNFELEKNIRIRKETETLLLKNEKELKRHQEQLEELVSQRTRKLEEEINERKRTEEDLILAVERSETANKAKSTFLANMSHELRTPLFGILGYSEILSKEINDYEKRSMAEGIYRTGSRLLNTLSMILDFARVESDRYEVNYREVNIIPEIIEIFNSFKGIAAIKGLDYDLRIQKESEILYIDISMLRVIVENLINNAIKFTDSGSVVVETESTENNEFILRVRDTGIGINKKNIPLIFKEFKQISEGTNKAYPGTGLGLSIAKRYLKILNGEINVKTALGFGSTFEIRFSKNQVIVKQSA, via the coding sequence ATGATTAAAAAAAATCTTAATCCCATTTTTCTCGTAAAAATTTTAATATTTTGCTGTACTTTTAATCAGATTTTTCCATTTCAAAATATTGATACTACTTATATAAATTCACTTTACCAAACCGCTTGGGAACTTGCACCAACTAATTTTGAAAAATGTATTAGTTTATCGGATTCAGCTCTTAAAATATCAAAAAAAATTAATTGGGGAAAAGGATCTGTTAATTTGCTTAACTTAATTGGTGAGGCACATAGATTTAAGGGAAACATTAAAGAAGCTATCGAAAATCATATTTCAGCTTTAAAAATTGCAAAAAAATTAAATTATAAAAATGGTATTGCGGATTCTTACAGTAAATTAGGTGTTGCATATTTTCACATTTCCGACTATCCAAATGCTTATAAAAATTTTGATATTTCAGCAAAGTTATTTGAGAAGCTCAAAGATCTGAAAGGAATTAGAAATAATTATAATTACATGGGAATTTTAAAAACAACACTTGGAAGTTATTCAGAAGGAATTGATTATTTTGAAAAAGCTCTTGAAATTTCAGAAAAAATGAATGATAAGCGAGACGTAGGAATTCAACTAGGAAATATTGGTAGAGTATATTTTGAAACCAAAGATTACAGAAATGCAATTGATTGTTATAATAAAGCAATAAATGAATTTGATAAAATTAATGATGATTTTAATAAATCAATTTTTATGGGAAATGTGGGTTTATCTTATCTTAAACTTCGGGAATATAATAGAGCTTACTTTAACTTTAAATCAGTTTTATTATTTGCCGAAAAAATTGACAACAAGCTAAATGTTGCATACCAAAATATTAATCTTGGTGAATTAAAATTTACTTTTGCTGTTGATAAAGAATTACAAAATAGTGAAATCGTTAAGAAAAAAATATTAAACGAATCAATTAATTTTTCGTTAAAAGCGTTAGACATTTTTTCAAAACTTAATATTAAAGAAGAAATTCAAAACTGCAAATTATTACTTTCTAAGGCATATGAAGAATTAGGAGATTTTAACAACTCACTTGCTTATTATAAACAGGCAAGATCATTGCAAGACTCAATATATTCCGAGGAAAATAAAAAGGCAATTGCAAAACTTGAAGTTGCTCAGCAAATGATAATTAAAGACAAAGAAATTGAGATTTTGCGACAAGCAAAGCAGCATCAAGATTTTGTAAAATCGACAATTATTGGTTTTACATTTCTGTTCTTTTTAATAAGTGTATTATTTGTTTCTATGTTTCTTAAAAAAAGAAAACGAAATTTTGAACTTGAAAAAAATATTAGAATTAGAAAAGAAACAGAAACATTGCTTTTGAAAAATGAAAAAGAATTAAAAAGACACCAAGAACAATTAGAAGAATTGGTTTCACAAAGAACAAGGAAATTGGAAGAAGAAATAAATGAAAGGAAAAGAACAGAAGAAGATTTAATTTTAGCCGTTGAGCGCTCAGAAACTGCTAATAAAGCGAAAAGCACTTTTCTTGCTAATATGAGTCATGAACTTAGAACACCATTGTTTGGAATATTAGGATACTCTGAAATTCTTTCAAAAGAAATTAATGATTATGAAAAAAGGTCAATGGCTGAAGGGATTTATAGAACTGGATCAAGATTATTAAATACTCTCAGCATGATTTTAGATTTTGCAAGAGTTGAATCTGATAGATATGAAGTTAATTATAGAGAAGTTAATATTATTCCGGAAATTATAGAAATATTCAATTCATTTAAGGGAATCGCAGCAATAAAAGGTTTGGATTATGATTTAAGAATTCAAAAAGAATCTGAAATTTTATATATAGATATTTCGATGTTACGTGTTATTGTTGAAAATTTAATAAATAATGCAATTAAATTTACAGATAGTGGAAGCGTTGTTGTTGAAACTGAAAGTACAGAAAATAATGAATTTATATTAAGAGTAAGAGATACTGGAATTGGAATAAATAAAAAGAATATTCCTTTAATCTTTAAAGAATTTAAACAAATAAGTGAAGGAACAAATAAAGCCTATCCGGGGACAGGCTTAGGTTTATCAATTGCTAAAAGATATTTAAAAATTTTAAATGGCGAAATTAATGTAAAAACTGCACTAGGTTTTGGTTCAACATTTGAAATAAGATTTTCAAAAAATCAAGTTATTGTAAAACAAAGCGCTTAA
- a CDS encoding anaerobic sulfatase-maturation protein, which produces MKNSYAFNIITKPTGPICNLDCTYCFYLEKEKLYPHNKNWKMNDSVLEEYIKQYISTQVVQDVTFVWQGGEPTILGIDFFENAIHLQNKYSSGKKIFNSFQTNGILLNDDWGKFLSDNNFLVGISIDGPEEIHNKFRIFKGGKNSFDQVMNGISILKKYNVEFNTLTCIQKDNAYKPLEVYNFLKKIDSRFMQFIPIVERKSKQNNSTKLNLIPPEFDGEAEVTEWSVESLQYGKFLTAIFDEWIKNDVGKYFVQIFDLALESWIGQKSSLCIFRETCGSALAIEHNGDLYSCDHYVYPENKLGNIKTNLLETMVDSGKQIKFGLDKKLTLPNYCKNCEFLFACNGECPKHRFIKSPDGENNLNYLCSGYKYFFNHINLAMEFMANELQNNRPPANIMKWIKNKK; this is translated from the coding sequence ATGAAAAATTCTTACGCCTTCAACATTATTACAAAGCCAACTGGGCCCATTTGTAATCTAGATTGCACTTATTGTTTTTATCTTGAAAAAGAAAAATTATATCCTCATAATAAGAATTGGAAAATGAATGATTCTGTTCTTGAAGAATATATTAAACAATATATTTCAACACAGGTTGTTCAAGATGTAACATTTGTTTGGCAAGGCGGCGAACCTACTATTCTCGGAATTGATTTTTTTGAGAATGCAATTCATTTGCAAAATAAATACTCAAGTGGAAAAAAAATTTTTAATTCATTTCAAACAAATGGAATTTTATTAAATGATGATTGGGGTAAATTTTTATCGGATAATAATTTTCTTGTTGGAATTTCTATTGATGGACCGGAAGAAATTCATAATAAATTCAGAATATTTAAAGGCGGTAAAAATTCTTTCGATCAAGTAATGAATGGGATTTCTATCTTAAAAAAATACAATGTTGAATTTAATACGCTAACTTGCATACAAAAAGATAATGCATATAAGCCGCTTGAAGTTTATAATTTTCTAAAAAAAATAGACAGCAGATTTATGCAGTTTATTCCAATTGTTGAAAGAAAATCAAAACAAAACAATTCAACAAAATTAAATTTAATTCCTCCGGAATTTGATGGTGAAGCAGAAGTAACTGAATGGTCTGTTGAATCATTGCAATACGGAAAATTTCTTACTGCTATTTTTGATGAATGGATTAAAAATGATGTCGGAAAATATTTTGTTCAAATTTTTGATCTTGCGCTCGAATCTTGGATTGGTCAAAAATCAAGTCTTTGTATATTTAGAGAAACTTGCGGAAGTGCTTTAGCCATTGAACATAACGGAGATCTTTACTCATGTGATCATTATGTTTATCCAGAAAATAAATTAGGGAATATAAAGACCAATTTATTGGAAACAATGGTGGATTCCGGTAAGCAAATTAAATTTGGTTTAGATAAAAAATTAACTTTACCAAACTATTGTAAAAATTGTGAATTTCTTTTTGCATGCAATGGCGAATGCCCCAAACATAGATTTATAAAATCTCCGGATGGTGAGAATAATTTAAATTATTTATGTTCTGGATATAAATATTTTTTTAATCATATAAATTTAGCAATGGAATTTATGGCAAATGAATTGCAGAATAATAGACCACCTGCAAATATTATGAAATGGATAAAAAACAAAAAATAG